From a single Sinomonas atrocyanea genomic region:
- a CDS encoding DUF4193 family protein yields the protein MAADYDELRSDVKESQHESLEAVKSANKPDPRSVVLELDGDDSGEDAGLAGGEFVNDELTVHVIPQGEDEFVCQSCFLVRHRSQKVVLGGIDYCRDCEG from the coding sequence GTGGCCGCCGACTACGACGAACTGCGCTCCGATGTGAAGGAATCCCAGCACGAGTCCCTCGAGGCTGTGAAGTCGGCCAACAAGCCCGACCCCCGCAGCGTTGTGCTTGAGCTCGATGGGGACGACAGCGGCGAGGACGCCGGCCTCGCAGGGGGTGAGTTCGTCAACGACGAACTCACCGTGCACGTGATTCCCCAGGGCGAGGACGAGTTCGTGTGCCAGTCCTGCTTCCTGGTACGCCATCGCTCCCAGAAGGTGGTGTTGGGCGGGATCGACTACTGCCGGGACTGCGAAGGCTGA
- a CDS encoding alpha/beta fold hydrolase, with the protein MPPLIRSVVEVDGAELSYLAAGEADSPPLLLLHGTFWSRVWAPVLPALGTAARCIALDLPGFGASAGELTPEEATVPALAQTVVHAAEALGFESFDVAGHDIGGGIAQHLAATTGRVRRMVLMNAVMFDSWPVPAVERFRAPEVRESTSAADLLEAREASTRGSTLRPLRDDEIADYLSPWHEPARVRSWTAMAASADAQYTVALVPALKQAAVPTRLVWGRDDDFQKLDYGRRYVAEIPNSDLVVVEGKHIPTEDSPHEVAQAIVEHLTAA; encoded by the coding sequence ATGCCCCCTCTCATCCGCAGCGTGGTCGAGGTCGATGGCGCCGAACTGTCCTACTTGGCCGCCGGAGAGGCGGACAGTCCACCGCTGCTGCTCCTGCACGGCACGTTCTGGAGCAGAGTCTGGGCGCCGGTGCTGCCGGCCCTGGGCACTGCGGCGAGATGCATTGCGCTGGACCTGCCGGGCTTCGGTGCCAGCGCTGGGGAACTGACGCCCGAGGAGGCAACTGTCCCTGCCCTGGCCCAGACCGTGGTCCATGCTGCGGAGGCCCTCGGCTTCGAGTCGTTCGACGTGGCTGGTCACGACATCGGCGGAGGCATCGCCCAACACCTTGCTGCGACCACAGGGCGGGTGCGGCGGATGGTGCTGATGAATGCGGTGATGTTCGACTCATGGCCCGTGCCCGCCGTCGAACGATTCCGGGCCCCTGAGGTGCGAGAGTCCACGAGCGCAGCCGACCTGCTCGAAGCCCGCGAGGCATCGACCCGGGGCAGCACCCTCCGGCCCCTTCGCGACGACGAGATCGCCGACTACCTCAGCCCCTGGCATGAGCCCGCACGGGTCCGCTCGTGGACGGCGATGGCCGCGTCCGCCGACGCCCAGTACACGGTGGCGCTCGTCCCTGCCCTGAAGCAGGCCGCAGTGCCCACGCGGCTCGTGTGGGGCCGCGACGACGACTTCCAGAAGCTGGACTACGGCCGCCGCTATGTGGCGGAGATCCCCAACTCGGACCTGGTGGTCGTCGAAGGGAAGCACATCCCGACCGAGGACTCGCCGCACGAGGTCGCGCAGGCGATCGTGGAGCACCTCACCGCCGCGTGA
- a CDS encoding Helicase associated domain protein → MNRDLHTRFGRDITGLPALRQQGEQEFAARANELSAFMRERDRAPEAAAAHDAAEARLGSWLDGQRAADRRGRLSPHRADALQGVLGRGWSSAR, encoded by the coding sequence ATGAACAGGGATCTGCACACACGGTTCGGTCGGGACATCACGGGGCTGCCGGCACTGCGGCAGCAGGGCGAGCAGGAGTTCGCCGCCAGGGCCAACGAACTCTCGGCCTTCATGCGCGAGCGCGACCGGGCGCCGGAAGCCGCCGCCGCGCACGACGCCGCGGAGGCGAGGCTCGGATCCTGGCTGGACGGGCAGCGGGCCGCCGACCGTCGCGGGAGGCTGAGCCCTCATCGTGCCGACGCCCTCCAGGGCGTTCTGGGCAGGGGCTGGTCCTCGGCGCGCTAG
- a CDS encoding alkaline phosphatase family protein, whose amino-acid sequence MLNLLRSRAAGAAAAMAAAVALTGAAAAIPSAASAAPGTPAAPAAHGADGPDHVFVIMMENHGRDQIIGNTADAPYITSLAQKYNVATNYHGVTHPSLTNYLAAISGDFQGIWDDCKAGADVTCAPEEFVPGSGDSTDTASLTPAQIASASAKPHMFSGKNIVDQLEAKGLSWKAYMQSMPSAGSTVEYAPTIGSTTVKLYAEKHNPFMYFSDIADNPARTSKIVPLENNLASDLSSGNVPNFVWISPDQCHDMHGTSPSGANLIGIPSCGYPDSGLDHGAIKLGDDYLKQQVTQIMDSPTWKTTNSSIVLAWDENDYSGYSGGPGSPVGANGTVLGGGDAPFIVINSAQGPHKTTDKLADHYTLLSTIEHLWHLGCLANTCSPTTSGTLEELFRP is encoded by the coding sequence ATGCTCAACCTGCTCAGAAGCCGCGCCGCTGGCGCAGCGGCGGCGATGGCCGCCGCAGTGGCGCTCACCGGAGCCGCTGCGGCCATCCCCTCCGCGGCCTCGGCGGCCCCCGGAACTCCCGCCGCGCCGGCGGCACACGGCGCCGACGGGCCCGACCACGTCTTCGTGATCATGATGGAGAACCACGGCCGCGACCAGATCATCGGCAACACCGCCGACGCGCCGTACATCACCTCCCTCGCGCAGAAGTACAACGTCGCGACCAACTACCACGGGGTGACGCATCCGAGCCTGACGAACTACCTCGCCGCGATCTCGGGCGACTTCCAGGGAATCTGGGACGACTGCAAGGCCGGCGCCGACGTCACGTGCGCCCCGGAGGAGTTCGTGCCGGGCTCGGGGGACTCCACGGACACCGCCTCGCTCACTCCCGCGCAGATCGCAAGCGCCTCCGCCAAGCCGCACATGTTCTCCGGAAAGAACATCGTCGACCAGCTCGAGGCCAAGGGGCTCTCCTGGAAGGCCTACATGCAGTCGATGCCCTCGGCCGGATCCACCGTCGAGTACGCGCCGACGATCGGCTCGACGACAGTCAAGCTCTACGCCGAGAAGCACAACCCCTTCATGTACTTCTCCGACATCGCGGACAACCCCGCCCGCACCTCGAAGATCGTCCCGCTCGAGAACAACCTGGCCAGCGACCTCTCCTCTGGGAACGTCCCCAATTTCGTGTGGATCAGCCCCGACCAGTGCCACGACATGCACGGCACCTCCCCCTCGGGCGCGAACCTGATCGGCATCCCGTCCTGCGGCTACCCGGACTCCGGGCTCGACCACGGCGCGATCAAGCTCGGCGACGACTACCTCAAGCAGCAGGTCACGCAGATCATGGACTCCCCGACGTGGAAGACCACGAACTCGAGCATCGTGCTGGCGTGGGACGAGAATGACTACTCTGGCTACTCGGGCGGCCCTGGGAGCCCCGTGGGCGCCAACGGAACGGTGCTCGGCGGCGGCGACGCCCCGTTCATCGTGATCAACTCGGCCCAGGGGCCGCACAAGACCACGGACAAGCTCGCCGACCACTACACGCTGCTCTCGACCATCGAGCACCTCTGGCACCTCGGCTGCCTGGCGAACACCTGCTCGCCCACCACCTCGGGCACGCTCGAGGAGCTCTTCCGCCCCTGA
- a CDS encoding phosphocholine-specific phospholipase C: MTSLNRRRFLQLSAATAAGTAMSQMLGQSIARAATIPANRATGSIKDVEHVIVFMQENRAFDHYFGTLKGVRGFSDPHPAILPSGKDSFHQANATREITPFHPSAPNLGLQFVEDLDHSWKMTHEAFNAGKYDKWLPAKSDATMAFYERGDIPFHFALADAFTVCDQYHCSVLGPTDPNRYFMFAGGDDPSGKGNGSGTGGGPDLWNAETGYTWSTYPEELEKAGVSWKVYQDIGQGLDPAHYEGWTGNPYIGNYGDNSLLYFLQYQNAKPGTPLYDKARTGTDVLGAHDDLFRIFRDDVAKGTLPQVSYIVAPEAYTEHSNWPADYGAWYTANILDILTSNPDVWSKTAVFFMYDENDGFYDHIVPPHPNTPQIPGASTVPTDGEWYDGRMTYSGKADVPGHFGLGVRVPMIVVSPWSMGGWVCSETFDHTSIVRFLEARFGVKSPNITPWRRAVCGDLTSAFDFSATAGTAPALPDTASYKPSDADIAAAKKYPSYVPAPPAANTMPSQEKGTRPSRGLGYALDVETTVDGGKLAARWKNSGTLGAHVQVRSNLLPAAPYSYTIGAGAALDAAWTLGTEYDVQMHGPAGWYRRLAGTAAAADVRVAVAADGTAGHARFRIENAGSAKADLTLKDAYGAGTQALSLNPGQARTVVLPTSGGWYDLTVTSAQDPSLVRVVAGRLENAGSLTSDPQLGR, encoded by the coding sequence ATGACAAGCCTGAACCGTCGTCGTTTCCTCCAACTCTCGGCCGCCACGGCCGCAGGGACTGCGATGTCCCAGATGCTCGGTCAGAGCATCGCCCGCGCCGCGACCATCCCGGCGAACCGGGCCACCGGTTCCATCAAGGACGTCGAGCACGTCATCGTCTTCATGCAGGAGAACCGGGCGTTCGACCACTACTTCGGCACGCTCAAGGGCGTGCGCGGGTTCTCGGACCCCCACCCGGCGATCCTCCCGAGCGGGAAGGACTCGTTCCACCAGGCCAACGCCACGCGCGAGATCACCCCCTTCCACCCGAGTGCCCCCAACCTCGGCCTCCAGTTCGTGGAAGACCTCGACCACTCGTGGAAGATGACCCACGAGGCGTTCAACGCCGGGAAGTACGACAAGTGGCTCCCCGCGAAGTCCGACGCGACCATGGCCTTCTACGAGCGCGGGGACATTCCTTTCCACTTCGCCCTCGCCGACGCGTTCACGGTCTGCGACCAGTACCACTGTTCGGTCCTGGGGCCCACGGACCCGAACCGCTACTTCATGTTCGCCGGCGGCGACGATCCGTCGGGGAAGGGCAACGGCTCCGGCACGGGCGGCGGTCCCGACCTGTGGAACGCCGAGACGGGCTACACGTGGAGCACCTATCCCGAGGAGCTCGAGAAGGCGGGCGTGAGCTGGAAGGTCTACCAGGACATCGGGCAGGGCCTCGACCCGGCGCACTACGAGGGCTGGACCGGCAACCCGTACATCGGCAACTACGGCGACAACTCGCTGCTGTACTTCCTGCAGTACCAGAACGCGAAGCCCGGGACGCCGCTCTACGACAAGGCCCGCACCGGCACCGACGTCCTCGGCGCCCACGACGACCTCTTCCGCATCTTCCGGGACGACGTCGCCAAGGGCACGCTCCCCCAGGTCTCCTACATCGTCGCCCCCGAGGCGTACACCGAGCACTCGAACTGGCCGGCCGACTACGGCGCCTGGTACACCGCCAACATCCTGGACATCCTCACCTCGAACCCGGACGTGTGGAGCAAGACCGCGGTGTTCTTCATGTACGACGAGAACGACGGCTTCTACGACCACATCGTCCCGCCGCACCCCAACACCCCGCAGATTCCCGGCGCCTCAACGGTTCCCACCGACGGCGAGTGGTACGACGGCCGCATGACGTACTCCGGCAAGGCGGACGTCCCCGGCCACTTCGGACTGGGCGTGCGCGTGCCCATGATCGTGGTCTCGCCGTGGAGCATGGGCGGCTGGGTCTGCTCGGAGACGTTCGACCACACCTCGATCGTGCGCTTCCTCGAGGCCCGGTTCGGGGTGAAGTCGCCCAACATCACCCCCTGGCGGCGGGCGGTCTGCGGCGACCTCACCAGCGCCTTCGACTTCTCTGCCACGGCCGGCACGGCCCCGGCACTGCCGGACACCGCCTCGTACAAGCCGAGCGACGCGGACATCGCGGCCGCCAAGAAGTACCCCAGCTACGTCCCTGCGCCGCCGGCGGCCAACACCATGCCCAGCCAGGAGAAGGGGACGCGGCCCTCCCGCGGCCTCGGCTACGCGCTCGACGTCGAGACGACGGTCGACGGCGGGAAGCTCGCCGCGCGGTGGAAGAACTCCGGAACGCTGGGCGCCCACGTGCAGGTCCGCTCGAATCTCCTGCCGGCCGCCCCGTACTCCTACACGATCGGCGCCGGCGCGGCGCTGGACGCCGCGTGGACGCTCGGCACCGAGTATGACGTGCAGATGCACGGCCCTGCCGGCTGGTACCGCCGCCTCGCGGGCACCGCGGCCGCCGCCGATGTCCGCGTGGCCGTCGCAGCAGACGGGACCGCCGGCCATGCCCGGTTCCGGATCGAGAACGCCGGATCCGCCAAGGCCGACCTCACGCTCAAGGACGCCTACGGCGCCGGAACGCAGGCCCTCTCGCTCAACCCGGGCCAAGCCAGGACCGTGGTCCTCCCGACCTCCGGCGGCTGGTACGACCTCACGGTCACGTCCGCGCAGGACCCGTCGCTCGTCCGCGTCGTCGCCGGGCGGCTCGAGAACGCAGGCTCCCTCACGAGCGACCCGCAGCTCGGCCGGTGA
- a CDS encoding M43 family zinc metalloprotease, translated as MRRRAPHHRAQPAKKRRPRRPVRQGNAPRALATAAVVLAVAAVPMMTGQGVAPAQAAPPPAIAPAIVPAVLPQRTAQLSVTIVTLQTSDKTAADAAALDVNAYENAVSSASAYWSTMSAGRISMHVDKVMAGFKTTASSSDDFTVIMNTVAQEIGWTPGSSNVLVLAVPRTDVIVYGTTGNLGAGAETGQTSGLVLLPSPSNFTSPVTAHEFGHVLGLGHANALQCTDGAADSTLAGTDFTDPACTTRFYGDRLDLMGISQWSTPQLNSVLYEYGGFGTGNEIRNVGTAGAPMSITLTPWAGTGANRAAKFQDPLTGEWYYLQYKAPVGYDAPTAVNGNQGVEILKGGLEQGTSLVIAPSTMPFLGYYASNLAWQPGQTFTTAGGTRVTVNSVSAASATVTVTGGNVPPPGVADLMDAKAAQFGLGAGFGGYGISRNGGWYHMYQGGAVIWTPANGAMVSHGAIRSVWQALGFENGKMGYPTTDEVGGLKDGGVYQMYEGGAIVWSPATGAHESTGAIRGRYSQLGYENGVMGYPTGAETSGLKDGGVYQLYQGGAIEWSPATGAFESKGAIRARYSQLGYENGVMGYPTSGETQGLKGGGVSQAYQGGAIVWSSATGAFESKGAIRGEWQALGAQDGGLGYPTTGEVPGLKDGGVYQMYQGGALVWSPATGAHESTGAIRSRYAQLGYENGPMGYPTGDEVSGLTGGGVMQAYQGGAIVWSPTTGAFESKGAIRSAWLSLGAQDGRLGYPTSGEYAVAGGVAQDFQGGRIVWSPTSGITVTPNGTAAPAPSSPAPTSTAAPTPSPSAAPTSSPLSTPNPSVSATSSPTGTATPSPTAATTGTATPTP; from the coding sequence ATGCGCCGACGCGCCCCCCACCACCGTGCCCAGCCCGCCAAGAAGCGCCGTCCCCGACGACCCGTCCGGCAGGGCAACGCGCCCCGCGCCCTCGCCACGGCCGCCGTCGTCCTCGCCGTCGCCGCGGTCCCGATGATGACCGGGCAGGGGGTGGCCCCAGCACAGGCCGCCCCGCCGCCCGCGATCGCCCCGGCTATCGTCCCCGCTGTCCTCCCGCAGCGGACCGCGCAGCTCTCGGTCACCATCGTCACGCTGCAGACCAGCGACAAGACAGCTGCCGACGCCGCCGCGCTGGACGTCAATGCCTACGAGAACGCTGTCTCCTCGGCGAGTGCCTACTGGTCCACGATGTCGGCCGGACGCATCAGCATGCACGTCGACAAGGTCATGGCGGGGTTCAAGACCACCGCCTCCTCGAGCGACGACTTCACGGTCATCATGAACACGGTCGCCCAGGAGATCGGATGGACCCCGGGCTCGTCCAATGTGCTGGTCCTCGCCGTCCCCCGCACCGACGTGATCGTGTACGGGACGACCGGCAACCTGGGAGCCGGGGCTGAAACGGGCCAGACCAGCGGCCTCGTCCTCCTGCCGAGCCCGTCCAACTTCACCTCCCCGGTCACCGCGCACGAGTTCGGCCACGTCCTCGGGCTAGGTCATGCCAACGCCCTGCAGTGCACGGACGGGGCCGCCGACTCGACCCTCGCCGGCACCGACTTCACGGACCCGGCCTGCACCACCCGCTTCTACGGCGACCGCCTCGACCTCATGGGCATCTCGCAGTGGAGCACCCCGCAGCTGAACTCCGTCCTGTACGAGTACGGCGGGTTCGGCACCGGGAACGAGATCCGCAACGTCGGCACCGCCGGGGCGCCCATGTCGATTACCCTCACCCCGTGGGCCGGGACCGGGGCCAACCGTGCGGCGAAATTCCAGGACCCGCTCACGGGGGAGTGGTACTACCTCCAGTACAAGGCCCCGGTCGGGTACGACGCCCCGACCGCCGTCAACGGGAACCAGGGCGTGGAGATCCTCAAGGGCGGCCTCGAACAGGGAACGTCCCTGGTCATCGCCCCGAGCACGATGCCGTTCCTCGGCTACTACGCGTCCAACTTGGCGTGGCAGCCCGGCCAGACCTTCACCACCGCGGGCGGCACCCGGGTCACGGTCAACTCCGTCTCGGCCGCCTCCGCGACGGTCACGGTCACCGGCGGCAACGTGCCCCCGCCCGGCGTCGCTGACCTCATGGACGCCAAGGCCGCCCAGTTCGGCCTCGGCGCCGGATTCGGTGGCTACGGCATCTCCCGCAACGGCGGCTGGTACCACATGTACCAGGGCGGCGCGGTCATCTGGACCCCGGCCAACGGCGCCATGGTCTCCCACGGGGCCATCCGCTCCGTGTGGCAGGCCCTCGGGTTCGAGAACGGCAAGATGGGATACCCCACCACCGATGAGGTGGGCGGCCTCAAGGACGGCGGCGTCTACCAGATGTACGAGGGCGGGGCGATCGTCTGGTCCCCGGCGACCGGCGCCCACGAGTCCACCGGAGCGATCCGCGGCCGCTATTCGCAGCTCGGGTACGAGAACGGCGTCATGGGCTACCCCACCGGCGCCGAGACGTCGGGGCTGAAGGACGGCGGCGTGTACCAGCTGTACCAGGGCGGCGCGATCGAGTGGTCCCCGGCCACCGGAGCTTTCGAGTCCAAGGGCGCCATCCGGGCCCGGTACTCCCAGCTCGGGTACGAGAACGGCGTCATGGGCTACCCCACGAGCGGGGAGACGCAGGGCCTCAAGGGCGGCGGCGTCAGCCAGGCCTACCAGGGCGGCGCTATCGTCTGGTCTTCGGCCACCGGCGCGTTCGAGTCCAAGGGCGCCATCCGCGGCGAATGGCAGGCACTCGGCGCCCAGGACGGCGGCCTGGGCTACCCCACGACCGGCGAGGTTCCCGGCCTCAAGGACGGCGGTGTCTACCAGATGTACCAGGGCGGCGCCCTCGTCTGGTCCCCCGCCACCGGCGCGCACGAGTCCACCGGCGCGATCCGGTCCCGGTACGCACAGCTCGGGTACGAGAACGGGCCCATGGGCTACCCCACGGGCGACGAGGTCTCCGGCCTCACCGGCGGCGGCGTGATGCAGGCCTACCAGGGCGGGGCGATCGTCTGGTCCCCGACCACCGGGGCGTTCGAGTCCAAGGGCGCGATCCGGTCCGCCTGGCTGTCCTTGGGCGCCCAAGACGGCCGACTCGGCTACCCCACCAGCGGTGAGTACGCCGTCGCGGGAGGGGTCGCCCAGGACTTCCAAGGCGGCCGGATCGTCTGGAGCCCCACGTCCGGGATCACCGTCACTCCCAATGGCACCGCGGCCCCGGCTCCGAGCTCGCCGGCCCCGACCTCGACCGCGGCGCCGACACCCAGCCCGTCCGCCGCGCCGACATCGAGCCCGCTGTCCACGCCGAACCCCAGCGTGTCCGCCACCTCGAGCCCGACCGGTACGGCCACTCCGAGCCCGACCGCGGCCACGACCGGCACTGCGACGCCGACGCCCTAG
- a CDS encoding formate/nitrite transporter family protein, translating to MSDEDRRRELGSNDAPVEEEIEESFDRIVAEGAQRLHRTWRSVLITGFFGGVDVGLGVMAYLAVEHSTGSRLLAGLGFGIGFIALLLAKSELFTEGFLVPIAAVAARQARLGQLVKLWIGTLAANLVGGWCFMWLVMKAFPEWGPTVIDSARRFAEAPPTLQSLCLATLGGSTITLMTRMQQGTESVPGKIAAAVGGGFLLSGLPLFHSVLDSLLIFGALHAGASFGYGQWLGWFAYTAAFNVLGGLLLVTALRLLRSKELISERRARA from the coding sequence ATGAGTGATGAGGACCGCCGGCGAGAACTCGGCAGCAACGATGCCCCGGTCGAAGAGGAGATCGAGGAGTCCTTCGACCGCATCGTGGCCGAAGGCGCACAGCGGCTCCACCGCACATGGCGCTCGGTCCTCATCACCGGCTTCTTCGGGGGCGTCGACGTCGGGCTCGGCGTCATGGCGTACCTCGCCGTCGAGCACTCCACCGGGAGCAGGCTGTTGGCCGGCCTGGGCTTCGGCATCGGGTTCATCGCCCTCCTGCTGGCCAAGAGCGAGTTGTTCACCGAAGGCTTCCTCGTGCCCATCGCCGCGGTGGCGGCCCGGCAGGCGCGGCTCGGACAGCTCGTCAAGCTGTGGATCGGAACCCTCGCAGCGAACCTGGTGGGCGGCTGGTGCTTCATGTGGCTCGTCATGAAGGCCTTCCCCGAGTGGGGCCCCACGGTCATCGACTCCGCCCGGCGCTTCGCCGAGGCACCGCCGACCCTCCAGTCCCTCTGCCTGGCCACGCTGGGCGGGAGCACCATCACTTTGATGACGCGCATGCAGCAGGGCACCGAGTCGGTCCCGGGCAAGATCGCCGCCGCCGTCGGGGGCGGGTTCCTGCTCTCGGGCCTGCCCCTGTTCCACTCGGTGCTCGATTCACTGCTGATCTTCGGCGCACTCCATGCCGGCGCGTCCTTCGGCTACGGGCAGTGGCTGGGCTGGTTCGCCTACACCGCCGCCTTCAACGTCCTCGGCGGCCTGCTGCTGGTGACGGCGCTCCGGCTGCTGCGGAGCAAGGAGCTCATCAGCGAGCGGCGGGCGCGCGCCTGA
- a CDS encoding NADPH-dependent F420 reductase, producing MVASHMTTIGFIGSGHIGSQLARLAVRSGYDVVVSNSRGPETLSELVAELGAHARAATAREAAAAADIAVVTIPLRNIDQVPVGELAGKTVIDTNNYYPQRDGSIPALDAEETTTAELLQAHLPSSHVVKAFNHIYASDLTSDPLPAGSPGRRALVIAGDDEHAKTQVSGLIDEFGFDVVDAGPLAEGWRIQRDTPGYGPRLDAAGLTQALAAAKRYRDR from the coding sequence GTGGTTGCATCCCACATGACAACGATCGGATTCATCGGCAGTGGACACATCGGCTCACAGCTCGCACGCCTCGCCGTGCGCTCCGGCTACGACGTGGTGGTGAGCAACTCGCGCGGCCCCGAGACGCTCTCGGAGCTCGTCGCCGAGCTCGGCGCGCACGCGCGTGCGGCGACCGCCCGCGAGGCTGCGGCGGCCGCCGACATCGCCGTCGTCACCATCCCGCTCAGGAACATCGACCAGGTTCCGGTCGGAGAGCTCGCCGGGAAGACCGTCATCGACACCAACAACTACTACCCCCAGCGGGACGGGTCGATCCCGGCGCTCGACGCCGAGGAGACGACGACCGCCGAGCTGCTCCAGGCACACCTGCCGTCCTCGCACGTCGTGAAGGCGTTCAACCACATCTACGCCAGCGACCTCACCTCCGACCCGCTCCCGGCGGGCTCGCCGGGCCGCCGCGCCCTGGTGATCGCCGGCGACGACGAGCACGCCAAGACCCAGGTGAGCGGGCTGATCGACGAGTTCGGCTTCGACGTCGTCGACGCCGGACCGCTCGCCGAGGGCTGGCGCATCCAGCGGGACACCCCCGGGTACGGCCCCCGCCTCGACGCGGCGGGGCTCACACAGGCCCTCGCCGCCGCCAAGCGGTACCGTGACAGGTAG
- a CDS encoding ATP-binding protein encodes MSGAAVVLRASGKQSEAFLTRVEGLLERLWHDDPWAGLADRTAFEIAVIEAVSNSIRHALPAPGRSMVLEVELRPSYRRLEAEVREVGAEPTPLARHDTGSAPDAGRGMAMLKQLMTDVRYERADDANVWTLGRDRTDI; translated from the coding sequence GTGTCCGGCGCGGCAGTGGTGCTCAGAGCAAGCGGAAAGCAGAGCGAGGCGTTCCTCACGAGGGTGGAGGGCCTGCTGGAGCGACTCTGGCACGACGACCCCTGGGCCGGGCTCGCGGACAGGACTGCCTTCGAGATCGCCGTCATCGAGGCCGTCTCCAACTCGATCCGCCATGCTCTCCCCGCGCCGGGCCGGTCGATGGTCCTGGAGGTCGAGCTCCGTCCCTCCTACCGCAGGCTCGAGGCGGAGGTGCGGGAGGTCGGCGCCGAGCCGACCCCCTTGGCCCGCCACGACACGGGCTCGGCGCCCGACGCCGGCCGCGGCATGGCCATGCTCAAGCAGCTGATGACCGACGTCCGGTACGAGCGTGCAGACGACGCCAACGTGTGGACCCTGGGCAGGGACCGGACCGACATCTGA
- a CDS encoding MBL fold metallo-hydrolase: MELRPGLHRIGNDIVAAYLVVDDSGITAVDAGLPGHWRDLERELAGLGRSVADIRAVLLTHGDPDHLGFAERLRRDHGIPVYVHAADSARARGQGSTSPGWGRMRLGPLVRFLAYAVAKGALRPVHLAEVREVADGDVLDLPGSPRIIALPGHSPGSVAVHVPAVEAVFVGDALTTRHVLTGQEGPQPAPFTDDPAQALDSLERLRPTGARWVLPGHGAPWRDGVDAAVDAVLHAAADGGRSPQGRGRR; this comes from the coding sequence ATGGAACTGCGCCCCGGGCTCCACCGGATCGGCAATGACATCGTCGCGGCCTACCTCGTGGTCGACGACTCGGGCATCACGGCGGTCGACGCGGGCCTTCCGGGCCACTGGCGCGACCTCGAGCGGGAGCTCGCCGGCCTCGGCCGCTCCGTCGCGGACATCCGGGCCGTGCTCCTGACGCACGGCGATCCGGACCACCTCGGCTTCGCCGAACGGCTGCGCCGCGACCACGGGATTCCCGTCTACGTGCACGCGGCGGACAGCGCGAGGGCGCGCGGCCAGGGGTCCACGAGCCCCGGCTGGGGACGGATGCGCCTCGGTCCCCTCGTGCGGTTCCTCGCCTACGCGGTGGCCAAAGGCGCGCTGCGGCCCGTCCACCTCGCCGAGGTCCGCGAGGTTGCCGACGGCGACGTGCTGGACCTCCCCGGCTCGCCGCGGATCATCGCGCTGCCCGGCCACTCCCCCGGCAGCGTCGCGGTCCACGTGCCCGCTGTCGAGGCCGTGTTCGTCGGGGACGCGCTGACCACGCGCCACGTCCTCACGGGGCAGGAGGGCCCGCAGCCGGCGCCGTTCACCGACGATCCCGCGCAGGCCCTCGACTCCCTCGAGCGCCTGCGGCCCACCGGTGCGCGGTGGGTGCTCCCGGGGCACGGGGCGCCGTGGCGGGACGGCGTGGACGCGGCGGTCGACGCCGTGCTGCATGCCGCGGCCGACGGCGGCCGGTCACCACAGGGGCGCGGGCGCCGCTAG